The Chitinivorax sp. PXF-14 nucleotide sequence TCCAGCTTCCCGACTTGCCGCCGTGCTTCTCCAGCAGCCTGATGCCGTCGATGCGCATGCCACGGTCGATAGCCTTGCACATATCATAGATGGTCAACAGGCCGATGCTGACGGCGGTCAGCGCCTCCATCTCGATGCCAGTGCGGCCGACGGTTTCCGCCGTGACGGTGCACTCGACCGCGCTGTCGGCGTCGATGATGTGGAAATCCGCCGCCACGCGCGTCAGCGGGATCGGGTGGCACAGCGGGATCAGCTCGCCGGTGCGCTTGCTCGACATGATCGCCGCGATGCGCGCGATGCCGATCACGTCACCCTTCTTGTGGTCGCCGGCCTTGATGCGGGCCAGCGTTTCGGGCTGCATGGTGATGCGCCCGGTGGCAACGGCGATGCGGTGGGTTTCCGGCTTGCCGCCGACATCGACCATGTGTGCCTGGCCGCTGTCATCGAAATGGGTGAGCTGATCGTTGTTCTGCATAAAGATTTTCCGTTGCCAACAGCTTGCAATACTTTCTTACAGGCGTGTCAGGAACTGCCGCGCCAAAGTGACTATCATAGCACCATGCGTCTACTCACTACCCTAGTCCTGCTCGCCTGCTTCAGCTGGCGCGCCACCCTGGCCGACGGCCTGCCCGACCTCGGCGACTCCTCGCAAAGCACGATGTCCACCCAGCAAGAGCGCCAGCTCGGCGAGAGCGTGATGCGCCAGTTCCGCGCCAGC carries:
- the moaC gene encoding cyclic pyranopterin monophosphate synthase MoaC → MQNNDQLTHFDDSGQAHMVDVGGKPETHRIAVATGRITMQPETLARIKAGDHKKGDVIGIARIAAIMSSKRTGELIPLCHPIPLTRVAADFHIIDADSAVECTVTAETVGRTGIEMEALTAVSIGLLTIYDMCKAIDRGMRIDGIRLLEKHGGKSGSWKA